TGTATAAGAGGTTGCTCAAACCCAAATAATTGAGCAAAACGAGAATACATTATCTCATAACCACCTTCTCTTAAAGCAAACCTTCCTAATAACTGAGATATTGGATCCCCCGGCATAAAGCGAGGCGCAGCCCAATTAATAGTGATTGCTACAAAAAAGGTTAATAAATATATAGCAAATTTTTTACTAAAATATTTTCCCATAATTTATTTTTACTCCTTTCTTTAAAATAACAGGCCCGAATATACCGGGCCTGTTAGTTATAATATATATTTTACCTGTATATTAATTTGCAGGCTCAAGTTCAATTAATGCTCTAATAAACCCTAGATTCCATCCAGCACTCCAGGAACAAGCTATTCCTGTTGGATTATCTTCTGATGGCCAATTTGTCCAGTTAGCAGTTGTATTAGCTGCCCATAAACCGTTATGCCATAAAGGAATAACTGGCATTTCTTCGAGAATTCTTTGTTGAATGAATGAAGCTACTACTTGGGCTTCAGGATCATCTGGACTCAAATAAGAAAACTCACTTACAGCATCAAATAATTCTTGGTCATCATAACGTCCAAAGTTTTCCCAAATTTGTGTACTTGTAATATTTTCACCGACTATGTGACTCCAGAAAGTATATGGAGATGCACTGGTATCAGTCCAGTTGTTTATAACCATATTAAAATTACCAGTAGTCATTTGATTTTGCCAAGTACCATGATCTGGGAAGTTAGATACAGCATTAATTCCTGCTGCTCTTAAACCAGCTGTAATAGCTCTTGAAGCTTCCATCCAGTCAGTCCAACCATTAGGAACTATAAGATCTATGGCAATATCTGAACCATCTGGAGCATTTCTCCATCCATCACCATTTGTATCAACATAACCAGCTTCATCAAGTAACTCTGCCGCTTTATCAAGATCATAATAGAAACCATATTCTTCAGCTACATCAGCATCATAGAAATCTAACCATGGTCCAAATAAACCAGTTGGATTAGATGCAGTTACCATATTTTCATAAACTCTACGGACAATAGTATTGGAATCCATAGCAAATGCAATTGCTCTTCTGAAGTTAGTATCGTCAAATGGTTTTCTTGTAGTGTTTAAGAAAACGTGAGCTGTATTCCACTGAACATGATATGGAGCTTGATTGTAGTAAGTGTCAACTCCAAAAGTATTTCTTAATCCAGGAATACCAGGTAAAAAGAAGTTACTTAAGTCAATTTCACCTTTCATTAATGAACCAAGCACAACGTTATTTGAGAATACTATTCTGTTAACTAAATATTTAGGAGCAGGTTGACCATGAACATCATTACCCCACCAATCATCATCTCTAACCCATGTAAATCTATCTTGTTCTACACTTTCTAGCAAATATGGACCAGAGCCAACTGGGTCATCATAGTTAGACCATACTAATAAATCATCAACTTCCCCAAAAACATGTTTAGGGAAAATAACTTGATCATATAATGCTTGGTTCCATGCTTGATAACGAGGATTATCAGAAAAATGGAATATAGCAGTAAGTTCATCTACTACTTCTATTTCTTCTGTCCAATCCCAGAAACTTAGCATATGAGCTAACTCAGCTTCTAGTGCTACTTCCCAAGTAAAAGCAACATCTTCGGCAGTTAAAGCTACACCATCTGACCATGTAATTCCATCTCTTAATACAATCTTATATTGAGTATCAGAAATCCACTCACCAGTTTCAGCTAACCATGGTGTATACTCGTTAGCTAATGGATCAAAGTGAAAAAGTGGCTCATAAAGAAGACCTTCTGTACCTGTTGCAAATCCACCACCAGCAGCTGGATTGAAACTACTCGGTGGTCCCCATTCTCCACCACCATAAACTAATGTTTCCTCACGAGGTAGTTCTCCAACAGCTGCAATAGTTGCAACACTTAAAACGAAAGCCATCATCAATACAAAAAACAATTTACATGAAAATTTCATTACAACACCCCTTTTTGATATTTTATAATTTTATACTCCTAACAATTCTTAAATTAAAT
The genomic region above belongs to Halanaerobiaceae bacterium ANBcell28 and contains:
- a CDS encoding ABC transporter substrate-binding protein, producing MKFSCKLFFVLMMAFVLSVATIAAVGELPREETLVYGGGEWGPPSSFNPAAGGGFATGTEGLLYEPLFHFDPLANEYTPWLAETGEWISDTQYKIVLRDGITWSDGVALTAEDVAFTWEVALEAELAHMLSFWDWTEEIEVVDELTAIFHFSDNPRYQAWNQALYDQVIFPKHVFGEVDDLLVWSNYDDPVGSGPYLLESVEQDRFTWVRDDDWWGNDVHGQPAPKYLVNRIVFSNNVVLGSLMKGEIDLSNFFLPGIPGLRNTFGVDTYYNQAPYHVQWNTAHVFLNTTRKPFDDTNFRRAIAFAMDSNTIVRRVYENMVTASNPTGLFGPWLDFYDADVAEEYGFYYDLDKAAELLDEAGYVDTNGDGWRNAPDGSDIAIDLIVPNGWTDWMEASRAITAGLRAAGINAVSNFPDHGTWQNQMTTGNFNMVINNWTDTSASPYTFWSHIVGENITSTQIWENFGRYDDQELFDAVSEFSYLSPDDPEAQVVASFIQQRILEEMPVIPLWHNGLWAANTTANWTNWPSEDNPTGIACSWSAGWNLGFIRALIELEPAN